A genomic stretch from Dama dama isolate Ldn47 chromosome 10, ASM3311817v1, whole genome shotgun sequence includes:
- the TMEM248 gene encoding transmembrane protein 248 isoform X1, whose product MAGLSTSGAEAWIIWIWHGERVELIRIMFSINPLENLKLYISSRPPLVVFMISVSAMAIAFLTLGYFFKIKEIKSPEMAEDWNTFLLRFNDLDLCVSENETLKHLTNDTAALESTVTSGQARTSTQSPQALEDAGPVNISVAITLTLDPLKPFGGYSRNVTHLYSTILGHQVGLSGREAQEEINITFTLPTSWSSDDCALHGHCEQVVFTACMTLTAHPGVFPVTVQPPHCVPDTYSNATLWYKIFTTARDANTKYAQDYNPFWCYKGAIGKVYHALNPKLTVIVPDDDRSLINLHLMHTSYFLFVMVITMFCYAVIKGRPSKLRQSNPEFCPEKVALADA is encoded by the exons ATGGCAGGACTTTCCACGTCTGGAGCCGAGGCCTGGATAATTTGGATTTGGCACGGGGAACGT GTGGAGCTGATCAGAATAATGTTCAGCATCAACCCCCTGGAGAACCTGAAGCTGTACATCAGCAGCCGGCCGCCCCTGGTGGTGTTCATGATCAGCGTCAGCGCCATGGCGATCGCTTTCCTGACCTTGGGCTATTTCTTCAAgatcaaggagatcaagtcacCAGAGATGGCAGAG GACTGGAATACTTTTCTCCTGCGGTTTAATGACTTGGACTTGTGTGTCTCAGAGAATGAAACGTTAAAGCATCTCACAAACGACACCGCAGCTCTGGAAAGCACAGTGACCAGCGGCCAGGCCAGGACGTCCACGCAGTCCCCACAGGCCCTGGAGGATGCGGGCCCAGTGAACATCTCAGTAGCCATCACCCTCACCCTGGACCCACTCAAACCCTTTGGCGGGTACTCGCGAAACGTCACGCATCTGTATTCCACCATCCTCGGGCATCAGGTCGGGCTCTCGG gcagggaagcccaggaggagATAAATATTACCTTCACCCTGCCCACATCCTGGAGCTCGGACGACTGTGCCCTTCACGGGCATTGTGAACAGGTGGTGTTCACAGCCTGCATGACCCTCACAGCTCACCCCGGCGTGTTCCCCGTCACCGT aCAGCCGCCGCACTGTGTTCCTGACACCTACAGCAATGCCACGCTCTGGTATAAGATCTTCACCACGGCCAGGGATGCCAACACAAAATACGCTCAAGACTACAACCCTTTCTGGTGTTACAAGGGGGCCATTGGAAAAGTCTACCATGCTTTAAACCCCAAGCTTACAGTTATTGTTCCAGAC GATGACCGCTCGTTAATAAACTTGCACCTCATGCACACCAGTTACTTCCTCTTCGTGATGGTGATAACGATGTTTTGCTACGCGGTTATCAAAGGCAGACCCAGCAAACTGCGTCAGAGCAATCCTGAATTCTGTCCCGAGAAG GTGGCTTTGGCAGACGCCTAA
- the TMEM248 gene encoding transmembrane protein 248 isoform X3, with protein MAGLSTSGAEAWIIWIWHGERVGGADQNNVQHQPPGEPEAVHQQPAAPGGVHDQRQRHGDRFPDLGLFLQDQGDQVTRDGRENETLKHLTNDTAALESTVTSGQARTSTQSPQALEDAGPVNISVAITLTLDPLKPFGGYSRNVTHLYSTILGHQVGLSGREAQEEINITFTLPTSWSSDDCALHGHCEQVVFTACMTLTAHPGVFPVTVQPPHCVPDTYSNATLWYKIFTTARDANTKYAQDYNPFWCYKGAIGKVYHALNPKLTVIVPDDDRSLINLHLMHTSYFLFVMVITMFCYAVIKGRPSKLRQSNPEFCPEKVALADA; from the exons ATGGCAGGACTTTCCACGTCTGGAGCCGAGGCCTGGATAATTTGGATTTGGCACGGGGAACGTGTTG GTGGAGCTGATCAGAATAATGTTCAGCATCAACCCCCTGGAGAACCTGAAGCTGTACATCAGCAGCCGGCCGCCCCTGGTGGTGTTCATGATCAGCGTCAGCGCCATGGCGATCGCTTTCCTGACCTTGGGCTATTTCTTCAAgatcaaggagatcaagtcacCAGAGATGGCAGAG AGAATGAAACGTTAAAGCATCTCACAAACGACACCGCAGCTCTGGAAAGCACAGTGACCAGCGGCCAGGCCAGGACGTCCACGCAGTCCCCACAGGCCCTGGAGGATGCGGGCCCAGTGAACATCTCAGTAGCCATCACCCTCACCCTGGACCCACTCAAACCCTTTGGCGGGTACTCGCGAAACGTCACGCATCTGTATTCCACCATCCTCGGGCATCAGGTCGGGCTCTCGG gcagggaagcccaggaggagATAAATATTACCTTCACCCTGCCCACATCCTGGAGCTCGGACGACTGTGCCCTTCACGGGCATTGTGAACAGGTGGTGTTCACAGCCTGCATGACCCTCACAGCTCACCCCGGCGTGTTCCCCGTCACCGT aCAGCCGCCGCACTGTGTTCCTGACACCTACAGCAATGCCACGCTCTGGTATAAGATCTTCACCACGGCCAGGGATGCCAACACAAAATACGCTCAAGACTACAACCCTTTCTGGTGTTACAAGGGGGCCATTGGAAAAGTCTACCATGCTTTAAACCCCAAGCTTACAGTTATTGTTCCAGAC GATGACCGCTCGTTAATAAACTTGCACCTCATGCACACCAGTTACTTCCTCTTCGTGATGGTGATAACGATGTTTTGCTACGCGGTTATCAAAGGCAGACCCAGCAAACTGCGTCAGAGCAATCCTGAATTCTGTCCCGAGAAG GTGGCTTTGGCAGACGCCTAA
- the TMEM248 gene encoding transmembrane protein 248 isoform X2, with product MSVSILSRGPAEAQGGPQVLKKSEKEEQPGGADQNNVQHQPPGEPEAVHQQPAAPGGVHDQRQRHGDRFPDLGLFLQDQGDQVTRDGRENETLKHLTNDTAALESTVTSGQARTSTQSPQALEDAGPVNISVAITLTLDPLKPFGGYSRNVTHLYSTILGHQVGLSGREAQEEINITFTLPTSWSSDDCALHGHCEQVVFTACMTLTAHPGVFPVTVQPPHCVPDTYSNATLWYKIFTTARDANTKYAQDYNPFWCYKGAIGKVYHALNPKLTVIVPDDDRSLINLHLMHTSYFLFVMVITMFCYAVIKGRPSKLRQSNPEFCPEKVALADA from the exons ATGAGTGTGTCCATCTTGAGCAGAGGCCCAGCTGAAGCCCAGGGGGGACCCCAAGTTTTGAAGAAGAGTGAGAAGGAAGAGCAGCCAG GTGGAGCTGATCAGAATAATGTTCAGCATCAACCCCCTGGAGAACCTGAAGCTGTACATCAGCAGCCGGCCGCCCCTGGTGGTGTTCATGATCAGCGTCAGCGCCATGGCGATCGCTTTCCTGACCTTGGGCTATTTCTTCAAgatcaaggagatcaagtcacCAGAGATGGCAGAG AGAATGAAACGTTAAAGCATCTCACAAACGACACCGCAGCTCTGGAAAGCACAGTGACCAGCGGCCAGGCCAGGACGTCCACGCAGTCCCCACAGGCCCTGGAGGATGCGGGCCCAGTGAACATCTCAGTAGCCATCACCCTCACCCTGGACCCACTCAAACCCTTTGGCGGGTACTCGCGAAACGTCACGCATCTGTATTCCACCATCCTCGGGCATCAGGTCGGGCTCTCGG gcagggaagcccaggaggagATAAATATTACCTTCACCCTGCCCACATCCTGGAGCTCGGACGACTGTGCCCTTCACGGGCATTGTGAACAGGTGGTGTTCACAGCCTGCATGACCCTCACAGCTCACCCCGGCGTGTTCCCCGTCACCGT aCAGCCGCCGCACTGTGTTCCTGACACCTACAGCAATGCCACGCTCTGGTATAAGATCTTCACCACGGCCAGGGATGCCAACACAAAATACGCTCAAGACTACAACCCTTTCTGGTGTTACAAGGGGGCCATTGGAAAAGTCTACCATGCTTTAAACCCCAAGCTTACAGTTATTGTTCCAGAC GATGACCGCTCGTTAATAAACTTGCACCTCATGCACACCAGTTACTTCCTCTTCGTGATGGTGATAACGATGTTTTGCTACGCGGTTATCAAAGGCAGACCCAGCAAACTGCGTCAGAGCAATCCTGAATTCTGTCCCGAGAAG GTGGCTTTGGCAGACGCCTAA
- the TMEM248 gene encoding transmembrane protein 248 isoform X4, which produces MFSINPLENLKLYISSRPPLVVFMISVSAMAIAFLTLGYFFKIKEIKSPEMAEDWNTFLLRFNDLDLCVSENETLKHLTNDTAALESTVTSGQARTSTQSPQALEDAGPVNISVAITLTLDPLKPFGGYSRNVTHLYSTILGHQVGLSGREAQEEINITFTLPTSWSSDDCALHGHCEQVVFTACMTLTAHPGVFPVTVQPPHCVPDTYSNATLWYKIFTTARDANTKYAQDYNPFWCYKGAIGKVYHALNPKLTVIVPDDDRSLINLHLMHTSYFLFVMVITMFCYAVIKGRPSKLRQSNPEFCPEKVALADA; this is translated from the exons ATGTTCAGCATCAACCCCCTGGAGAACCTGAAGCTGTACATCAGCAGCCGGCCGCCCCTGGTGGTGTTCATGATCAGCGTCAGCGCCATGGCGATCGCTTTCCTGACCTTGGGCTATTTCTTCAAgatcaaggagatcaagtcacCAGAGATGGCAGAG GACTGGAATACTTTTCTCCTGCGGTTTAATGACTTGGACTTGTGTGTCTCAGAGAATGAAACGTTAAAGCATCTCACAAACGACACCGCAGCTCTGGAAAGCACAGTGACCAGCGGCCAGGCCAGGACGTCCACGCAGTCCCCACAGGCCCTGGAGGATGCGGGCCCAGTGAACATCTCAGTAGCCATCACCCTCACCCTGGACCCACTCAAACCCTTTGGCGGGTACTCGCGAAACGTCACGCATCTGTATTCCACCATCCTCGGGCATCAGGTCGGGCTCTCGG gcagggaagcccaggaggagATAAATATTACCTTCACCCTGCCCACATCCTGGAGCTCGGACGACTGTGCCCTTCACGGGCATTGTGAACAGGTGGTGTTCACAGCCTGCATGACCCTCACAGCTCACCCCGGCGTGTTCCCCGTCACCGT aCAGCCGCCGCACTGTGTTCCTGACACCTACAGCAATGCCACGCTCTGGTATAAGATCTTCACCACGGCCAGGGATGCCAACACAAAATACGCTCAAGACTACAACCCTTTCTGGTGTTACAAGGGGGCCATTGGAAAAGTCTACCATGCTTTAAACCCCAAGCTTACAGTTATTGTTCCAGAC GATGACCGCTCGTTAATAAACTTGCACCTCATGCACACCAGTTACTTCCTCTTCGTGATGGTGATAACGATGTTTTGCTACGCGGTTATCAAAGGCAGACCCAGCAAACTGCGTCAGAGCAATCCTGAATTCTGTCCCGAGAAG GTGGCTTTGGCAGACGCCTAA